One Triplophysa dalaica isolate WHDGS20190420 chromosome 1, ASM1584641v1, whole genome shotgun sequence DNA segment encodes these proteins:
- the rbm4.3 gene encoding RNA-binding protein 4.3: protein MWVEHRKYIYQKTHPSSSLWREAGAFQSSNTSNNMVKIFIGNLPQQTEVEELKALFTQYGAVTECAIIKNFAFVHMDDRKSATKAIKNLHLYKLHGTPINVEASRGKNQGPVKLHVANVEKGSDEELSALFEEYGTVTECAIVKNFAFVHMSNSDEAMDALRGLDNSEFKGKRIHVQVSKSRPRGDEDDNYGPPDRGYWQPRFPGERHEPPGYPRGRFGYPPGPPPPPPPPPPRRPPYPERAPGSDRGVVDYYEKYRARPYGGASYEDRRAIPPPPPPPAAAIMRERLAGNGLDPYERRPLPPPPTSFYGRDRSPIRRAPPAPPAPAGNGYSYERSRLSPLSMSRPPMYSMPRAREPYTDRVPPPPPARYLLKRIPVLL from the exons ATGTGGGTGGAACACAGGAAGTATATTTATCAAAAGACCCATCCTTCTTCCTCATTGTGGCGAGAAGCTGGAG CGTTTCAATCCAGTAACACCTCAAACAACATGGTGAAGATCTTCATTGGAAACCTGCCTCAGCAGACTGAAGTAGAAGAACTGAAGGCCCTATTTACTCAATATGGGGCAGTCACTGAGTGTGCTATTATCAAAAACTTTGCTTTCGTTCACATGGATGATCGCAAAAGTGCAACAAAAgccatcaaaaaccttcatttgtACAAGCTGCATGGAACACCAATCAATGTTGAAGCAAGTAGGGGCAAGAACCAGGGTCCTGTAAAGCTGCACGTGGCTAATGTGGAGAAGGGATCAGATGAGGAGCTCAGTGCGCTGTTCGAAGAGTACGGAACAGTTACTGAATGTGCCATTGTTAAGAACTTTGCATTTGTACACATGAGCAACTCTGATGAGGCAATGGATGCCCTCAGGGGCTTGGACAACTCTGAGTTTAAAG GAAAAAGAATTCACGTGCAGGTTTCGAAGAGTCGACCAAGAGGAGATGAAGATGATAACTATGGTCCCCCAGACAGAGGATATTGGCAGCCCCGCTTCCCCGGTGAACGACATGAGCCCCCTGGTTATCCTAGAGGTCGCTTTGGGTACCCACCTGGCCCCCCtcctccaccaccaccacctCCCCCCAGACGCCCCCCATACCCAGAGCGTGCACCTGGGTCGGATCGTGGTGTGGTCGACTATTATGAGAAATACCGTGCCCGCCCTTACGGTGGAGCCTCTTATGAGGACCGCCGTGCCATCCCCCCTCCCCCACCGCCCCCCGCTGCTGCCATAATGAGAGAGCGACTGGCTGGCAACGGCCTTGACCCATATGAACGACGCCCCCTGCCACCCCCCCCAACCTCATTCTACGGCCGGGATCGCAGTCCTATCAGACGTGCTCCTCCAGCTCCTCCGGCACCCGCAGGAAATGGTTATTCATACGAGCGTTCACGTCTCTCCCCTCTCTCCATGTCTCGTCCCCCGATGTACAGCATGCCTCGAGCCAGAGAGCCCTATACTGACAGGGTGCCACCTCCACCTCCTGCGCGCTACTTATTAAAGCGAATCCCTGTGCTTTTATAA
- the rbm4.1 gene encoding RNA-binding protein 4.1: MVKIFVGNLSPNTTADDVRSLFSQYGKICECVIVKNFGFVHMDDKAEADEAIRNLHHYVLNGLAMNVELSKGKHKTSTKLHVGNISSNCTNQELRAKFEEYGPVVECDIVKEYAFVHMERVEDAMEAISGLDNTGFQGKLMSVKLSTSRLRTAPGMGERTGCYRCGQEGHWSKECPMDQNGSYREGSGSGGYAPHRFGEGGDRGGRGFHRGFSGEQSYSGSFVPSHGFTRGAGYGVPGYGRGAGFESAMNYGLPAGYGIGADNSMAPAYGTEAAYGSSGMGYGGALPAYSIRRPPFEERDPYGVVDFYEKYRARPYGIGYFEDRHAVPPPVPPPPSSSAIARPTSNLDPYERRPLPPPSTPTSSYYVRDRSPIRRVPLEVEGYGYERTHISPSHPSSSVYDVPRDPYAEQAHYAY, translated from the exons ATGGTGAAAATCTTCGTTGGGAACCTCTCGCCGAACACTACAGCGGATGATGTTCGCTCGCTCTTTTCTCAGTATGGTAAGATCTGCGAGTGTGTCATAGTGAAAAACTTTGGCTTTGTGCACATGGATGACAAAGCAGAGGCAGATGAAGCTATCCGAAACCTTCACCATTACGTGCTCAACGGTTTGGCAATGAACGTGGAGCTGAGCAAAGGGAAACACAAGACGTCCACAAAGCTTCACGTGGGGAACATCAGCAGTAACTGCACCAACCAAGAACTCAGGGCCAAGTTTGAAGAGTATGGCCCAGTTGTGGAGTGTGACATAGTCAAAGAATATGCTTTTGTTCACATGGAGCGAGTGGAAGACGCCATGGAGGCCATCAGTGGCTTGGACAACACAGGCTTCCAAG GCAAACTGATGAGCGTGAAGCTTTCGACTAGCCGCCTGCGTACCGCGCCGGGAATGGGAGAGAGAACGGGTTGTTATCGGTGCGGGCAGGAAGGCCACTGGTCCAAAGAATGCCCAATGGACCAGAACGGCTCCTACCGAGAGGGCTCAGGCTCGGGAGGATATGCACCCCACCGGTTTGGTGAGGGTGGCGATCGTGGCGGCCGGGGTTTTCATCGTGGCTTCAGTGGCGAGCAAAGCTACAGTGGCAGCTTTGTACCTTCACATGGCTTCACCAGGGGAGCAGGGTATGGTGTCCCTGGGTATGGAAGGGGCGCGGGTTTTGAGAGCGCAATGAATTACGGTTTGCCAGCGGGTTATGGCATTGGCGCGGATAATAGCATGGCCCCGGCGTACGGCACCGAAGCGGCGTATGGGAGCAGTGGCATGGGCTACGGTGGTGCGTTGCCTGCGTACTCAATACGGCGACCGCCCTTTGAGGAAAGAGATCCGTATGGGGTGGTGGACTTCTACGAGAAGTATCGGGCACGTCCGTACGGAATCGGTTATTTCGAAGATAGACACGCGGTTCCACCTCCTGTCCCTCCTCCCCCGTCTTCCTCTGCGATCGCGAGACCCACTTCTAACCTCGACCCATACGAGAGGCGTCCCCTTCCCCCTCCTTCAACTCCCACCTCTTCATACTATGTCCGCGACCGAAGCCCAATCCGGCGAGTTCCCCTAGAGGTGGAGGGATACGGGTACGAGCGAACGCACATCTCCCCTTCGCATCCCAGCAGTTCTGTGTACGACGTACCGCGGGATCCATATGCCGAGCAGGCTCACTATGCTTACTAA
- the LOC130430211 gene encoding RNA-binding protein 4.1-like produces the protein MVKIFVGNLSSSTTTEDLRSLFSEYGKVKECDVLKNYGFVHMESKQEAEEAIRKLHHHELKGQAINVEMSKGKPRGSTKLHVSNISSGCTNQELREKFEEYGPVVECDIVKDYAFVHMERMEDAMEAISGLNNTNFQGKLIKAQLSTSRLRTVPGMGEQTGCYVCGEQGHWSKDCRRGQNGSYGGNMGGFPGNRGPPRGGPSYGMSSPGGPPSRGYPAGPPPPPQPMSRRPSYGEYVAESRDRFLSRPPSTYPERVPAYERERYGSIDYYEKYRARPVASSYYEEKPLSIPPPPPPSSFSRMRLAPPSLNPYDRHPMVPPSPAASAYFSRDRSPIRRVGAGAEGYLYERSRLSPVSRSSASYDAPRARDGYTERVRYTY, from the exons ATGGTTAAGATCTTTGTTGGCAACCTATCTTCAAGCACGACTACGGAAGATCTGCGCTCGCTTTTTTCCGAATACGGCAAAGTAAAAGAGTGCGACGTCCTGAAAAATTATGGGTTTGTACACATGGAAAGTAAGCAGGAGGCGGAAGAGGCTATTCGCAAACTCCACCATCATGAGTTGAAAGGTCAAGCTATAAATGTGGAGATGAGCAAAGGGAAACCCAGGGGCTCCACGAAGCTGCATGTGAGCAACATCAGCAGCGGCTGCACCAATCAGGAGCTTCGCGAAAAGTTTGAAGAGTATGGTCCTGTAGTTGAGTGTGACATAGTGAAGGACTATGCCTTCGTACACATGGAGCGAATGGAGGATGCCATGGAGGCCATCAGTGGGCTGAATAACACAAACTTCCAAG GCAAGCTGATCAAAGCACAACTATCCACAAGTCGCCTCCGCACAGTGCCGGGCATGGGAGAACAAACTGGCTGTTATGTCTGTGGGGAACAGGGCCACTGGTCCAAAGATTGCAGACGTGGTCAGAATGGTAGCTATGGTGGAAACATGGGGGGATTCCCTGGCAACAGAGGCCCCCCACGAGGTGGGCCAAGCTATGGCATGAGTAGCCCTGGAGGTCCTCCTAGTAGAGGTTACCCAGCAGGGCCACCTCCCCCTCCCCAGCCTATGAGCCGGCGTCCCAGCTATGGGGAGTATGTCGCAGAATCTCGAGATCGGTTCCTCAGCAGGCCACCGAGTACTTATCCAGAGAGGGTGCCCGCGTATGAACGAGAACGCTACGGAAGCATCGATTACTATGAGAAGTATCGGGCTCGGCCGGTTGCCTCTAGTTATTATGAGGAAAAGCCTCTCTCTAtcccccctcctccccctccctctTCTTTCTCAAGGATGCGGTTGGCTCCACCCAGCCTCAATCCCTACGATCGACATCCTATGGTGCCCCCGTCTCCTGCGGCATCAGCGTACTTCTCGCGGGACCGTAGCCCCATCAGACGTGTGGGCGCCGGTGCGGAAGGCTACTTGTACGAGCGCTCGCGACTTTCCCCGGTTTCAAGGAGCTCAGCATCTTACGACGCGCCGCGAGCCAGAGACGGCTACACCGAGCGGGTTCGATACACATACTAA